One Gordonia zhaorongruii DNA segment encodes these proteins:
- a CDS encoding sensor histidine kinase — MRPLADPNTIRAVRRVELRLGTEPSMDRVRRTSLETVQSVGSAILGAAYIVFLVVNTGAFTHFDGLAAPWWLPLSIAVVIASGCALIGVAVMRRPEWLGAVAGACALAYLGAIIAWFPAWSSVSLVDRDPSGTTPTVWLTLIPELASVALMLAGRPMVAVLNLGVAGVLTEAVTAQMRSGELDAAYVAQTLWSLAWAGLYLVLAGTAVAFARRLDADRSATIDSGRDRVREDIIDVDRRRLDALVHDRIIAFLLALRPGQPQPATVEAASGVLHELDHWWDDPVDASDGLDAAEFVRRIDTLITSLGSAVAIRTDVDCSPAMRFSEEATGPLIDACAEAVRNFYRHAGAEASCVVTAVLRDDRIVVSIVDDGAGFDPGDTGPGRLGLSFGVTGRMAAIPGGSSSISSLPGEGTRIRLQWDRP; from the coding sequence GTGCGACCGCTGGCTGACCCGAACACGATCCGCGCGGTCCGGCGGGTCGAACTGCGCCTCGGCACGGAGCCGTCGATGGACCGCGTCCGTCGAACCTCCCTGGAGACGGTCCAGTCCGTCGGCTCGGCCATCCTCGGCGCCGCCTACATCGTCTTCCTCGTCGTCAACACAGGCGCGTTCACGCACTTCGACGGTCTCGCAGCGCCCTGGTGGCTGCCCCTCAGCATCGCCGTGGTCATCGCCAGCGGATGCGCGCTCATCGGGGTCGCGGTGATGAGACGGCCCGAGTGGCTCGGCGCCGTGGCGGGGGCCTGCGCACTGGCGTACCTCGGCGCGATCATCGCGTGGTTTCCTGCGTGGTCCAGCGTCTCTCTGGTGGATCGCGACCCGAGCGGTACCACCCCCACCGTCTGGCTGACGCTCATTCCCGAGTTGGCGAGCGTTGCTCTCATGCTCGCCGGGCGCCCGATGGTGGCGGTGCTGAATCTCGGCGTCGCGGGTGTTCTCACTGAGGCTGTCACCGCTCAGATGCGCTCCGGTGAGCTGGACGCGGCCTACGTGGCGCAGACCCTGTGGTCCCTGGCGTGGGCCGGCCTGTATCTGGTTCTGGCCGGCACGGCTGTGGCGTTCGCCCGACGACTCGATGCGGACCGTTCGGCCACGATCGACTCGGGGCGAGACCGCGTTCGCGAGGACATCATCGACGTCGACCGACGTCGGCTCGACGCGCTCGTGCACGACCGCATCATCGCTTTTCTGCTTGCACTTCGGCCGGGGCAGCCCCAGCCTGCCACGGTCGAGGCGGCCTCCGGCGTGCTCCACGAACTCGACCATTGGTGGGACGACCCGGTCGACGCCTCCGATGGTCTTGACGCGGCAGAGTTCGTCCGCAGGATCGACACGTTGATCACCTCGCTCGGGTCGGCGGTCGCGATCCGCACCGACGTCGACTGCTCACCGGCCATGCGATTCAGCGAAGAGGCGACCGGGCCGCTCATCGACGCGTGCGCCGAAGCTGTGCGCAACTTCTACCGGCACGCCGGGGCGGAGGCCTCATGCGTCGTGACAGCGGTGCTGCGGGATGACCGCATCGTGGTCAGCATTGTCGACGACGGTGCCGGATTCGATCCCGGGGACACCGGCCCGGGTCGGCTCGGCCTCTCGTTCGGGGTCACCGGCCGGATGGCCGCGATCCCCGGTGGGTCGAGCAGCATCTCCAGCCTGCCCGGTGAGGGCACGCGCATCCGGCTCCAATGGGATCGCCCGTGA
- a CDS encoding MbtH family protein, with amino-acid sequence MTNPFDDEDGRFYVLVNEENQHSLWPTFAEIPAGWTKVFGEDSRTACLEYVEKNWTDLRPQSLIDAMKADGAK; translated from the coding sequence ATGACCAACCCGTTCGACGACGAAGACGGCCGCTTCTACGTTCTCGTGAACGAGGAGAACCAGCACTCTCTGTGGCCGACTTTCGCCGAGATCCCGGCTGGCTGGACCAAGGTGTTCGGCGAGGATTCGCGGACCGCGTGCCTCGAATACGTCGAGAAGAACTGGACGGACCTGCGCCCGCAGAGCCTCATCGACGCCATGAAGGCGGACGGGGCGAAGTAG